One Mycolicibacterium fortuitum subsp. fortuitum genomic window carries:
- a CDS encoding heavy-metal-associated domain-containing protein encodes MSIQTVTVTGMTCGHCVTSVREEVGGIPGVRSVEVDLSTGLVTIDSDNQLDPSAISDAVAEAGYAVAG; translated from the coding sequence ATGAGTATCCAGACTGTCACCGTCACCGGTATGACCTGCGGGCACTGTGTCACATCGGTGCGTGAGGAGGTCGGCGGCATCCCCGGTGTGCGTTCAGTCGAGGTTGACCTGTCCACCGGTCTGGTGACCATCGACAGTGACAACCAGCTGGATCCTTCCGCGATCAGCGATGCGGTTGCGGAAGCCGGCTACGCCGTCGCGGGCTGA